One stretch of Rana temporaria chromosome 10, aRanTem1.1, whole genome shotgun sequence DNA includes these proteins:
- the LOC120915996 gene encoding free fatty acid receptor 2-like, which yields MVLDTLSLAVYIMTMFLGLPSNLLVFYIFCKKARNRMTPNLIYMINLCVSDLVFIMLLPIKIMETFSSGWTLPEILCPMYNFVHYSTIYASVLFLTAVSVGRYLSAAFPIKYKIYKRPIYSFFICVILWAIVFLHVLFVFVLETTQQGYMEMFLYKQDNKVVCYENFTPSQLEVIVPARLEYSIVLFFLPLGITIFCYTRCIQILMRCYLQAKHKKKAIRVAVTTVAVFIVCFAPYNISHVVGFITHESVWWRQAALLPSTCNAFLDPLIFYFLSSTVDKGFYQAWKSLQQKYSMSKGKLSSVFGKESPDHARTPPIITISSTL from the coding sequence ATGGTCCTGGACACCCTATCTCTGGCTGTTTACATCATGACCATGTTTTTGGGACTGCCTTCCAATCTTCTCGTCTTTTACATTTTCTGCAAGAAGGCCCGAAACCGGATGACCCCGAATCTCATCTACATGATTAACCTTTGCGTCTCCGACCTTGTGTTTATAATGTTATTACCCATAAAAATTATGGAAACTTTCTCATCTGGATGGACCCTTCCAGAGATCTTATGTCCAATGTACAACTTCGTCCACTACAGCACGATCTACGCAAGTGTTTTGTTCCTAACTGCCGTAAGCGTTGGTCGGTACCTGAGTGCCGCTTTCCCGATTAAGTACAAGATCTACAAGAGACCCATATATTCTTTCTTTATTTGCGTTATCCTGTGGGCCATTGTGTTTCTCCATGTGTTGTTTGTGTTCGTCTTGGAGACCACCCAACAAGGCTATATGGAAATGTTTCTTTACAAACAAGACAATAAAGTGGTCTGTTATGAAAATTTTACTCCTAGTCAGTTGGAGGTGATCGTACCAGCAAGATTGGAGTATTCAATtgtccttttcttccttcctctggGCATTACCATATTTTGCTACACTCGTTGTATTCAGATACTGATGAGATGCTACTTGCAAGCCAagcacaagaagaaagccattcgaGTCGCGGTGACAACTGTGGCTGTCTTCATAGTATGCTTTGCCCCTTATAATATTTCACATGTAGTGGGCTTCATTACTCATGAGAGCGTATGGTGGCGCCAAGCAGCACTACTGCCCAGCACTTGCAACGCCTTTCTGGACCCCCTCATCTTCTACTTCTTGTCATCGACAGTCGATAAAGGATTTTACCAAGCCTGGAAGTCTTTACAGCAAAAATACAGCATGTCAAAGGGGAAGCTTTCGTCTGTTTTTGGAAAGGAATCTCCAGACCACGCAAGGACACCACCTATAATAACTATATCTTCCACTCTATAG